One part of the Mariniblastus fucicola genome encodes these proteins:
- a CDS encoding YdeI/OmpD-associated family protein produces MAKMKKPKSVEDYIASQEKWDAELTKLRETMLSTGLEETIKWSIPVYVHNGKNVVGIAGFKNHFGVWFYEGAELPDPQDVLTNAQEGKTQSMRHWKMASAKDIKVRALKAYVKEAMKVAATKKVTTGKRKKNAITFEMPPELAAVLKKDRKAAAAFGKLSPGKQRDYAEHISTAKREATKLTRLEKILPMIRDGVGLHDKYRNC; encoded by the coding sequence ATGGCAAAAATGAAGAAGCCGAAATCTGTCGAGGACTACATTGCGTCTCAGGAAAAGTGGGACGCCGAGCTAACCAAGCTTCGGGAAACGATGCTCTCGACGGGGCTGGAGGAAACGATCAAATGGTCGATTCCGGTATACGTGCACAACGGCAAGAACGTTGTTGGTATTGCGGGATTCAAGAACCACTTCGGCGTGTGGTTCTACGAAGGCGCAGAACTCCCTGACCCTCAAGACGTTCTCACCAACGCACAGGAGGGCAAGACTCAGTCGATGCGTCATTGGAAGATGGCCTCGGCCAAGGACATCAAAGTCCGCGCCCTCAAGGCCTACGTGAAAGAAGCGATGAAAGTCGCAGCGACGAAGAAAGTGACAACCGGGAAGAGGAAGAAGAACGCGATCACTTTCGAGATGCCACCGGAACTCGCCGCCGTGCTGAAGAAAGACCGAAAGGCGGCTGCCGCGTTTGGCAAACTTTCTCCCGGCAAGCAGCGAGACTATGCCGAGCACATTTCTACGGCCAAACGTGAGGCGACGAAGCTGACACGACTGGAGAAGATCCTGCCCATGATCCGTGACGGTGTCGGCCTGCACGACAAGTATCGCAATTGCTAA
- the atpF gene encoding F0F1 ATP synthase subunit B, whose translation MFLNFAFAQLPLLAEAGHGKPNALSFPVDLGLFTLIVFLGLLAVLTKYAWKPIMEGLDAREKSISDSIESAVKSKEEADSKLKQYEDKLAGAHDEAAAVLAEARQDAVAAKERILAEANEEAVKTRDRAIADIESAKSAAVQELAESSATSAVDLAGSIVGRSLKKDDHAKLIEESLKRFGS comes from the coding sequence ATGTTCCTCAATTTTGCTTTTGCTCAGCTGCCTCTCCTGGCAGAGGCGGGCCACGGCAAGCCGAATGCTCTGTCATTTCCGGTTGACTTGGGTCTGTTTACGCTGATCGTGTTTCTTGGTTTGTTGGCTGTGCTGACAAAATATGCCTGGAAGCCGATCATGGAAGGCCTTGATGCTCGCGAGAAATCCATCTCGGACAGTATCGAGTCGGCGGTGAAATCCAAAGAAGAAGCTGACTCGAAGCTGAAACAGTACGAGGACAAGCTTGCTGGTGCTCATGACGAAGCCGCAGCCGTTCTGGCTGAAGCCCGTCAGGATGCAGTGGCTGCCAAAGAGCGGATTCTTGCTGAAGCAAACGAGGAAGCTGTGAAGACTCGTGACCGTGCGATCGCTGATATTGAGTCTGCGAAGAGTGCTGCGGTTCAGGAGTTGGCTGAATCGAGTGCGACTTCGGCGGTTGATCTGGCTGGCAGTATTGTCGGGCGGTCTTTGAAAAAAGACGATCACGCCAAGTTGATCGAAGAATCGCTTAAGCGTTTTGGTTCGTAA
- a CDS encoding DUF1572 family protein — protein MNSENVSDEFCRLSIDLLEQAMIKIRHCLAQLDDEQIWSRPEPSLNSIGNLCLHIAGNLRQWGIVPFTDVSDQRDRGKEFADAPKTGASEILSDLENVVCESKAIWLTLEANVLLQRTTIQGFEVTKMQAISHTSSHFVGHTHQIIMLTRWLLGEAYRFQWTPESGSENVPL, from the coding sequence ATGAATTCAGAAAACGTTTCGGATGAGTTTTGCCGGTTGTCGATTGATCTGCTCGAACAGGCAATGATCAAGATCCGCCACTGCCTGGCTCAGCTAGACGATGAGCAAATCTGGTCGCGTCCTGAGCCCTCGCTCAACAGCATCGGCAATCTCTGCCTCCACATCGCAGGTAATCTTCGCCAGTGGGGCATTGTGCCGTTCACCGATGTTTCCGATCAACGAGACCGCGGAAAAGAGTTCGCAGACGCGCCAAAAACTGGAGCCAGCGAAATTCTCAGCGACCTGGAAAATGTTGTCTGCGAATCGAAAGCGATCTGGCTGACACTGGAGGCAAACGTGCTTTTGCAGCGAACGACGATTCAGGGATTCGAGGTCACAAAAATGCAAGCGATCTCGCACACCTCCAGCCACTTCGTCGGGCACACGCACCAGATCATCATGCTGACCAGATGGCTATTGGGGGAAGCCTATCGATTCCAATGGACGCCCGAATCAGGAAG
- a CDS encoding pseudouridine synthase, giving the protein MAKKRSKSSSADRGKKKAASRRGGTRSNSPWAKASKKAASKKKSGVSSAGKKKTTRKKTTRRKSDDSTQRLQRVMAAAGIGSRRECETIIEEGRVEVDGQTVVTLGTKVDPTKQKIKVDGNELKQERLQYFILNKPTGVLSTSNDPSGRMRVIDLIMTRNRVYNVGRLDQSSEGLILVTNDGELANRLTHPRYGVEKKYHVQVTGQPDAADLKTLTDGVYLAEGKAKATSAKFIRKGKESSWIEITLMEGRNREIRRLLAKIGHKVRTLKRVSIGPLKMKDLPSGAHRELTPGELKALKKACSGKPVQRKKSIGSRTRGLDEVQEEKQARREARQKKKPSTRKKAKTRKVTGSGARGAARPTKGWRTEKTNRKKRR; this is encoded by the coding sequence ATGGCCAAGAAGCGTTCAAAATCATCCTCCGCCGATCGCGGCAAAAAGAAAGCGGCCTCGCGCCGCGGCGGCACGCGGTCCAACAGCCCGTGGGCCAAGGCCAGCAAGAAAGCGGCCTCGAAGAAAAAATCTGGCGTCAGCTCTGCCGGTAAAAAAAAGACGACTCGCAAAAAGACGACTCGCCGCAAATCCGACGATTCGACTCAGCGGCTACAGCGCGTGATGGCCGCAGCCGGGATCGGAAGCCGCCGCGAATGCGAAACGATCATCGAAGAGGGCAGGGTGGAAGTCGACGGTCAGACAGTCGTTACGCTGGGGACCAAAGTCGATCCCACAAAACAGAAAATCAAAGTCGACGGCAACGAGCTGAAGCAGGAGCGTCTGCAGTACTTCATTCTCAACAAACCGACCGGCGTGCTTTCGACCAGCAACGATCCTTCGGGCCGGATGCGAGTCATCGATTTGATCATGACCAGAAATCGCGTCTACAACGTCGGGCGACTGGATCAATCAAGCGAAGGCCTGATTCTGGTTACCAACGATGGAGAGCTTGCGAACCGATTGACTCATCCACGTTACGGCGTCGAAAAGAAATACCACGTTCAGGTGACTGGTCAGCCTGACGCCGCGGATCTGAAAACGCTGACCGATGGCGTGTACCTGGCTGAAGGTAAAGCCAAAGCGACATCCGCGAAGTTCATTCGCAAGGGCAAAGAAAGCAGCTGGATCGAGATCACGTTGATGGAAGGTCGCAACCGCGAGATCCGTCGCTTGCTGGCGAAGATCGGCCACAAGGTGCGAACGCTCAAACGAGTTTCGATTGGCCCGCTCAAAATGAAAGACCTGCCATCGGGTGCCCATCGCGAACTGACGCCGGGCGAGCTGAAGGCGTTGAAGAAGGCCTGCTCTGGCAAGCCGGTGCAACGAAAAAAGTCGATCGGATCAAGGACTCGTGGACTCGACGAAGTCCAGGAAGAAAAACAGGCTCGCCGCGAAGCGAGACAGAAAAAGAAACCATCGACCAGGAAGAAAGCCAAGACTCGCAAAGTCACTGGCTCGGGCGCTCGCGGTGCTGCTCGGCCGACCAAAGGCTGGCGCACCGAAAAGACCAACCGCAAGAAGCGACGCTAG
- the atpB gene encoding F0F1 ATP synthase subunit A produces MRLIEDEKQDEKADDHDHDHEVADAAHTGEGRDAHAVAKDPGEYTLQDGQDVFLDPAHLFHHVQDSYAYELPEFIGKHTDEEGHITSEVAVPNLTLLPKGYGKMSKFMLNELVVALICAGLFIWLAGKLRSGDRPKGRIWNLLETFVVFIRDEVAKPTIGEHDYRRFLPFLLTLFFFILGCNLLGMIPFVGSATGSLAVTAALALATLVVTAGSGMQKMGVVGFLKAQVPHMDLPAGLDKLLVPLMFVIEIFGFLVKHGVLAIRLFANMFAGHLVLAIFLAFIGVVSGSTLLFSVVSPIAVLAAIALSLLELFVAFLQAYVFTFLASLFIGSAQHAH; encoded by the coding sequence GTGCGTTTAATTGAAGACGAAAAACAGGACGAAAAAGCCGACGATCATGATCACGATCATGAAGTGGCTGATGCCGCGCACACTGGCGAAGGTCGTGATGCTCATGCCGTGGCGAAAGACCCGGGTGAGTACACGTTGCAGGATGGTCAGGATGTGTTCCTTGACCCTGCTCACCTGTTTCATCATGTGCAGGATAGTTACGCGTATGAGTTGCCTGAGTTCATTGGCAAGCATACAGATGAGGAGGGGCATATCACCAGCGAAGTCGCTGTCCCAAATCTGACTTTGCTGCCTAAAGGCTACGGCAAGATGAGCAAGTTTATGCTCAATGAGCTTGTGGTGGCTTTGATCTGTGCGGGTCTGTTTATCTGGTTGGCCGGAAAGCTGCGATCTGGTGACCGCCCGAAGGGCCGAATCTGGAATTTGTTGGAAACGTTTGTTGTCTTTATCCGCGACGAGGTTGCCAAGCCGACGATCGGCGAGCATGACTATCGCCGATTTTTGCCTTTCTTGTTGACGCTGTTCTTCTTCATTCTTGGCTGCAACTTGCTGGGAATGATTCCGTTCGTCGGAAGTGCGACAGGTTCGCTGGCGGTAACCGCCGCTCTTGCTTTGGCAACGCTGGTCGTGACGGCTGGTTCCGGAATGCAAAAGATGGGTGTGGTTGGGTTCCTGAAGGCTCAGGTTCCACACATGGATCTTCCGGCGGGGCTGGATAAGCTGCTCGTTCCGCTGATGTTTGTTATCGAAATATTTGGCTTCCTTGTGAAGCATGGCGTGCTGGCGATTCGCCTGTTCGCGAATATGTTTGCTGGCCATCTTGTGTTGGCGATTTTCCTTGCGTTTATCGGGGTCGTTTCGGGTTCGACATTGCTGTTTTCAGTAGTGTCGCCGATTGCTGTTTTGGCTGCGATAGCGTTGAGTTTGTTGGAGTTGTTCGTGGCGTTTTTGCAAGCCTACGTGTTTACGTTTCTTGCGTCGCTGTTTATCGGATCTGCCCAACACGCTCACTAA
- the atpE gene encoding ATP synthase F0 subunit C codes for MSKWLMLLAFCVFGLMCSPAMAQGPGTAGVVAQTSIAGFAAVGAGLALIGAGLGIGKIGAAACESMARQPEVAGSVQTAMIIAAALIEGAAFFALIVCLINGG; via the coding sequence ATGTCTAAATGGTTGATGCTTCTCGCATTCTGTGTTTTCGGATTGATGTGCTCGCCAGCAATGGCTCAAGGACCAGGAACTGCGGGAGTCGTTGCGCAAACGAGCATCGCTGGTTTCGCTGCTGTTGGTGCCGGCCTTGCATTGATCGGTGCAGGTCTTGGTATTGGCAAAATCGGCGCTGCGGCTTGCGAAAGCATGGCTCGTCAGCCGGAAGTTGCTGGTAGCGTTCAGACTGCAATGATTATTGCTGCGGCTCTGATTGAAGGTGCTGCATTCTTCGCACTGATCGTTTGCTTGATCAACGGCGGGTAA
- the atpG gene encoding ATP synthase F1 subunit gamma, producing the protein MANARALDKRRKSIRNIKKITRTMELIATARFKKAMDRATAASDYTKRITSVVSDLARAGLEVSHPLLEAPEKTDNATLLVLTGNRGLCGGYNSNALRLGLKTREALMEEVSNLTLEVSGKRGLNGFKFREIEPDESFTQFDDQPLFADVELIANRYLQEYSTGNLHRLDVTYTKFHSVARQEIVTETLLPLGKIEGADTPVDPEAADKATSLYEFVPSAESILEEVVPSSFRIKLFKCFLDAAVSEQVARMIAMKSATEAANDMIKDLSRTYNRARQSQITGEIMEVIGGVEALEG; encoded by the coding sequence ATGGCCAACGCCAGAGCACTCGACAAACGACGCAAGTCCATTCGCAATATCAAGAAGATTACGCGAACGATGGAATTGATCGCGACGGCGCGGTTCAAAAAGGCTATGGATCGTGCGACCGCGGCCAGCGACTACACCAAGCGAATTACTTCGGTCGTTTCTGATCTTGCCCGAGCCGGTTTGGAAGTTTCCCACCCGCTGCTTGAGGCTCCGGAAAAGACCGACAACGCGACGTTGTTGGTTCTGACCGGGAACCGTGGTCTGTGTGGTGGCTACAACAGCAACGCATTGCGACTTGGCTTGAAAACTCGCGAAGCTTTAATGGAAGAGGTCTCCAACCTGACTCTTGAAGTTAGCGGCAAGCGTGGTCTCAACGGATTCAAATTCCGTGAGATTGAGCCAGATGAATCATTCACGCAGTTCGACGACCAGCCATTGTTTGCGGACGTGGAATTGATCGCGAACCGGTACTTGCAGGAATATTCCACGGGCAATCTGCATCGCCTGGATGTGACTTACACCAAGTTCCATTCGGTGGCTCGGCAGGAAATCGTAACCGAGACGCTGTTGCCGTTGGGCAAGATTGAAGGTGCCGATACTCCGGTCGACCCGGAAGCTGCTGACAAAGCCACGTCGCTGTACGAATTTGTTCCTTCGGCAGAAAGCATTCTTGAGGAAGTTGTTCCTTCGAGTTTCCGAATCAAGCTTTTCAAGTGCTTTTTGGATGCCGCTGTGAGTGAACAAGTGGCGCGGATGATCGCGATGAAGAGTGCGACCGAAGCGGCGAACGACATGATCAAGGACCTGTCGCGAACTTACAACCGTGCCCGTCAGTCGCAGATTACTGGCGAGATCATGGAAGTCATCGGCGGTGTCGAGGCACTTGAAGGATAA
- a CDS encoding uroporphyrinogen-III synthase: MSDLSTPKPDKNRPLSGVRVLNTRPRHEPDLLAEGLRSLGAEAVSMPLIRFLPAPDEARMAQIASRLSEFSLMAILSRRAATASHEQFLKNAPSVPPLVAMGIGTQKALSAFGYRVDLLPDDSNSESMAKLLIEEFRSRGCSKPILILRANRGSNFLPTALREAQIPFEELAVYQSVDVTEVDPAVLASLSAGEFDWLTVTSSSIARNAAKLFDGRLGSTKIASISPTTTRAATESGLVVAAEALKYDVDGLLAAIVAFHSQQ, from the coding sequence ATGAGTGACCTTTCGACGCCAAAGCCCGATAAAAACAGGCCGCTCAGTGGCGTTCGCGTGCTAAACACGCGGCCGAGGCACGAGCCAGATCTGCTGGCAGAGGGCCTGCGAAGCCTCGGGGCTGAGGCCGTTTCGATGCCGCTGATCCGATTCCTGCCGGCTCCCGACGAGGCACGAATGGCACAGATCGCCTCGCGTTTGAGCGAGTTTTCGCTGATGGCGATCCTTAGCCGCCGAGCAGCAACTGCCTCCCACGAGCAATTCCTGAAAAACGCTCCTTCAGTCCCGCCGCTTGTCGCCATGGGCATCGGGACGCAAAAGGCTCTGTCGGCGTTTGGCTATCGAGTCGACCTGCTGCCAGACGATTCCAATAGCGAGTCGATGGCAAAGCTGTTGATCGAAGAGTTTCGCTCCCGAGGATGCTCCAAACCGATTCTGATCCTGCGTGCCAATCGTGGAAGCAATTTTTTGCCGACGGCGCTTCGCGAGGCTCAGATACCGTTCGAGGAGTTGGCCGTGTACCAGAGCGTCGATGTCACCGAAGTCGATCCTGCGGTGCTGGCCAGCCTTTCCGCCGGCGAATTCGACTGGCTAACGGTGACAAGTTCTTCGATCGCGCGAAACGCGGCGAAACTGTTTGACGGGCGACTGGGTTCCACCAAAATCGCCTCAATCAGCCCAACCACAACGCGGGCTGCGACAGAGAGCGGACTGGTCGTCGCAGCCGAAGCCCTCAAGTACGACGTCGATGGATTGCTCGCCGCGATCGTGGCTTTTCATTCGCAACAGTGA
- the atpA gene encoding F0F1 ATP synthase subunit alpha produces MKISADEIASVIQQEIANFESEIDVREVGTVLEVGDGIARVHGLTNVAAGEMVEFPGGIIGLAFNLEENSVGIIILGDYLKINEGDEVKSLGTLLSVPVGDAVVGRVLDPLGNPLDGKGPVNSSETRPVEIIAAGVAERQPVTEPMQTGLKAVDAMTPVGRGQRELIIGDRKTGKTAVGIDAIINQKGSGVKCFYIAVGQKDSSVAGVIKELTEHGAMDYTTVIVSGASSPAPLQYIAPYAGTAMAEHFMYNSGHCLIVYDDLSKQAVAYRELSLLMRRPPGREAYPGDVFYCHSRLLERSVKLSEELGGGSITSFPIIETQEGEVSAYIPTNVISITDGQIYLQPDLFFSGVRPAMNAGISVSRVGGAAQVKAMKNVAGSLRLDLASFRELEAFAQLGTDLDPATQSKLDRGYRMVELLKQAQYKPLNVVDQIMVIYAGTNGYLDEVPISEVRRWESEFLEFMQTKKKDVWDLLDKNKDVGSAMKKKDDETTKAVSEAIDDFNKSFK; encoded by the coding sequence ATGAAAATTAGTGCGGACGAAATCGCTTCAGTGATCCAGCAAGAGATCGCAAACTTTGAGAGCGAAATCGATGTGCGAGAAGTCGGAACGGTTCTCGAAGTGGGTGACGGTATTGCCCGAGTCCACGGACTGACGAATGTTGCCGCTGGTGAGATGGTTGAGTTTCCGGGCGGCATCATCGGCCTGGCTTTCAACCTCGAAGAAAACTCCGTCGGTATCATCATTCTTGGTGACTACCTGAAAATTAACGAAGGCGACGAAGTCAAATCGCTCGGCACGCTGCTGTCGGTACCGGTTGGCGATGCTGTTGTCGGTCGCGTTCTTGACCCTCTCGGGAATCCACTCGATGGCAAAGGGCCAGTCAACAGTTCTGAAACTCGCCCGGTTGAAATCATTGCTGCCGGTGTTGCTGAACGCCAGCCTGTGACCGAGCCAATGCAGACAGGTCTCAAGGCCGTCGACGCGATGACACCGGTTGGCCGTGGTCAGCGCGAATTGATCATTGGTGACCGTAAGACTGGTAAGACCGCGGTTGGTATCGATGCGATCATCAACCAAAAAGGCTCTGGCGTTAAGTGTTTTTACATCGCTGTTGGTCAGAAGGACTCGTCGGTTGCCGGCGTGATCAAAGAGCTGACAGAACACGGCGCGATGGATTACACGACGGTTATCGTTTCCGGTGCCAGCTCACCTGCTCCGCTGCAATACATTGCCCCGTACGCGGGAACGGCGATGGCGGAACACTTTATGTACAACAGCGGTCACTGCCTGATCGTTTATGATGACCTTTCGAAACAGGCGGTTGCCTATCGCGAGTTGTCGCTTCTGATGCGTCGTCCTCCGGGCCGCGAAGCCTACCCTGGTGACGTTTTCTACTGTCACTCCCGTTTGCTCGAGCGATCGGTGAAGCTTAGCGAAGAACTTGGCGGCGGTTCGATCACTTCTTTCCCGATCATTGAAACGCAGGAAGGTGAAGTTTCGGCTTACATTCCAACCAATGTGATTTCGATCACCGACGGACAGATCTACTTGCAGCCCGACCTGTTCTTCTCGGGTGTTCGCCCCGCGATGAACGCCGGTATTTCGGTTTCGCGTGTAGGTGGTGCGGCTCAGGTGAAGGCAATGAAAAACGTTGCCGGTAGCTTGCGTCTTGACCTCGCTTCATTCCGCGAATTGGAAGCCTTCGCCCAGCTTGGAACCGACCTGGATCCGGCGACGCAATCCAAACTTGATCGCGGTTATCGCATGGTTGAGTTGTTGAAGCAGGCTCAGTACAAGCCGCTCAACGTGGTCGACCAGATCATGGTCATCTACGCCGGTACCAATGGCTACCTCGATGAAGTTCCGATCAGCGAAGTTCGTCGTTGGGAAAGCGAGTTCCTTGAGTTCATGCAAACCAAAAAGAAAGACGTCTGGGACTTGCTCGACAAGAACAAGGACGTTGGTTCCGCGATGAAGAAGAAGGACGACGAAACGACCAAAGCCGTTTCTGAAGCGATCGATGACTTCAACAAGTCGTTCAAGTAG
- a CDS encoding DUF1559 family PulG-like putative transporter, producing MSSRRNKGFTLVELLVVIAIIGILIGMLLPAVQQVREAARRTDSMNRLRQITLATHSYESSHMEFPPSVVTVGGQSKIRGSIFLQILPYIEQQNLLNQTIDTGDYYGVYREKVSFYANPCDVSLGAGGTIEHTPWGEYGLIGYGANYQALGHIRGTTSDVDKMLRGFGNLTDGSSNTVFFAERYMSMRNAAADSNNDNWYYNIWAYGEEYWYEWNPVFGAYPEDTENPEIAHRFQVLPTEGNADATVDPLKAHAPRSSGILTAYGDGSTHMIQAGVADEIWWAALTPAGGEVLDARQ from the coding sequence ATGAGCAGCAGACGCAATAAAGGATTTACATTGGTTGAGCTTTTGGTGGTGATTGCCATCATTGGAATTTTGATCGGCATGCTGCTTCCGGCCGTACAGCAGGTACGCGAAGCCGCCCGGCGCACCGACAGCATGAACCGGTTGCGGCAAATCACTCTGGCGACTCACAGCTACGAGTCCAGCCACATGGAGTTTCCACCATCCGTCGTAACGGTGGGCGGACAGTCAAAAATTCGCGGTTCGATCTTCCTGCAGATCCTTCCTTACATCGAGCAACAGAACTTGCTCAATCAAACCATCGATACGGGCGACTACTACGGCGTCTATCGCGAGAAAGTCAGCTTCTACGCGAACCCTTGCGATGTCTCGCTTGGAGCCGGTGGCACGATCGAGCACACTCCGTGGGGAGAATACGGCTTGATCGGCTACGGTGCAAACTATCAAGCACTTGGCCACATCCGAGGAACAACATCGGACGTTGACAAAATGTTGCGCGGCTTTGGCAACCTGACTGATGGCTCCTCCAACACGGTCTTTTTTGCCGAACGATACATGTCGATGCGCAACGCTGCGGCGGATTCAAACAACGACAACTGGTACTACAACATCTGGGCGTACGGCGAAGAATACTGGTACGAGTGGAATCCAGTTTTCGGAGCCTATCCCGAGGACACAGAGAACCCCGAAATCGCTCACCGGTTCCAGGTGCTGCCAACCGAAGGCAATGCCGATGCCACGGTTGACCCTTTGAAGGCACACGCCCCTCGAAGTTCCGGCATCCTGACGGCCTATGGCGACGGCAGTACTCACATGATTCAGGCAGGCGTCGCTGATGAAATCTGGTGGGCAGCTTTGACACCAGCAGGCGGGGAGGTGCTTGATGCTCGCCAGTAA
- a CDS encoding AtpZ/AtpI family protein, with the protein MTRDKTPPEEPSTDTRSSHVKAMDKVSQIISVSLCFAVPVVAGYYLDQWLETGFVFTVVSLFFGMAAAAVQFRKLLRSLERDAKLASEKFKSTK; encoded by the coding sequence ATGACACGCGATAAAACGCCACCTGAAGAGCCTTCCACTGACACCCGTTCGTCGCACGTCAAAGCGATGGATAAAGTGTCGCAGATCATTTCAGTCAGCCTTTGTTTCGCAGTTCCGGTTGTCGCTGGCTACTACCTTGACCAGTGGCTGGAAACCGGTTTTGTGTTCACTGTCGTGAGCCTGTTTTTTGGGATGGCGGCAGCTGCGGTGCAGTTCCGCAAACTGTTACGCTCGCTCGAACGCGACGCAAAGTTGGCTTCAGAAAAATTCAAATCAACCAAGTAG
- the atpH gene encoding ATP synthase F1 subunit delta, with protein sequence MDDTQQPTVFDTDQQQLGDVYAKAFLGFAKESGKLDAMVEELGEVVGVFNELPKFRLAMESPRIDAADKTSMLDKAFKGKCSDGLLNFLKMVAQRDRFDCLNSIHSSTVKAHDEMAGRVKATLTTASEIETSVQDSVAKKLSGILGKEVTLVCVVDPDIVGGMVVRVGDTVYDGSVVNQLQQVRAKAVKKAVDAFREKLDKFITT encoded by the coding sequence ATGGATGATACTCAGCAACCAACCGTTTTTGACACTGACCAGCAGCAGCTGGGAGATGTCTACGCAAAAGCCTTTCTTGGGTTCGCCAAAGAATCCGGGAAGCTTGACGCAATGGTTGAGGAGCTCGGCGAAGTCGTTGGCGTGTTCAATGAACTGCCCAAGTTTCGCCTCGCGATGGAGTCGCCTCGAATCGATGCGGCGGACAAGACTTCGATGCTGGACAAAGCCTTCAAGGGCAAGTGTAGCGACGGGTTGTTGAACTTTTTGAAGATGGTTGCCCAGCGTGATCGCTTTGATTGTTTGAATTCGATTCATAGCTCGACGGTGAAAGCTCACGACGAAATGGCGGGTCGGGTGAAAGCCACATTGACGACCGCCAGTGAAATCGAAACTTCGGTTCAGGATAGCGTTGCCAAAAAGCTTTCGGGCATCCTTGGCAAAGAAGTCACGCTCGTGTGCGTTGTGGATCCCGATATCGTCGGCGGTATGGTCGTGCGGGTCGGTGACACGGTTTACGACGGCAGCGTGGTGAATCAACTGCAGCAGGTTCGCGCCAAAGCAGTCAAAAAGGCAGTCGATGCCTTTCGCGAGAAGTTGGACAAGTTCATTACGACATAG
- the rpsT gene encoding 30S ribosomal protein S20, whose protein sequence is MPNSPSASKRLRQNKVRQARNKAIKSAMRSQVKKVRAAATAGDIETAETEFKLAAKKLDRAGAKGIIHANTAGRYKSRLSLMIKKAKAAGAAS, encoded by the coding sequence ATGCCTAATTCCCCTAGTGCCAGCAAGCGGCTTCGCCAAAACAAAGTTCGCCAGGCTCGCAATAAAGCAATCAAGAGTGCGATGCGTTCGCAAGTGAAGAAGGTCCGCGCCGCTGCAACGGCTGGCGATATCGAGACTGCGGAAACGGAATTCAAGCTCGCAGCGAAGAAGTTGGATCGTGCCGGAGCCAAAGGCATCATTCACGCCAACACAGCAGGACGTTACAAATCACGTCTTTCGTTGATGATCAAAAAGGCGAAAGCCGCCGGAGCAGCCAGCTAG